CGGAAATTCGGCGTGACACCGGAGGAGTTCCATTCCTACAACCAGCAACGAGCACTGAATTGGCCGCACACGATGCTGTCCAGCTCGACCCACGACAGCAAACGATCGGAGGATGTGCGGGCGCGGATCAACGTGCTGTCTGAAATTCCGGCGCAGTGGCGCCTGCGGCTGCGGCGCTGGCGGGACTGGAACCGCAGCAAGAGAGTGGTGGTCGAAGAGAGCCAGGCGCCTGGTCGCAATGATGAGTATCTCTTCTACCAGACGCTGGTTGGTACTTGGCCCTTGGAGCGATTGGATGATGCCGGGTGGGAAGAGTTCCAGCAGCGCATCCAGCAATTCTTGACCAAGGCGATGCGCGAGGCTAAAGAACAGACCAGCTGGGTCAATCCCAGTAAGGATTATGAAGGGGCGATGGCGGCATTTATCGAGGCGGTCCTGCAGAAGGGAGGACGAAACAAGTTTGTCGCCGATTTTTCCGAGTTTCAGAATTACGTGACCCGAATAGGAATGTTGAATGGGTTGTCGCAGACTGTTCTGAAGCTGACCTCGCCGGGAGTGCCGGATATCTACCAGGGGAACGAGGTGTGGGATTTCAGTCTGGTGGATCCGGATAACCGGCGCCCCGTGGATTATGGAAAACGCATGCGGCTCCTGGGGCAATTGCGGGAATGCGAGGCCAGTTCAGGCAGCACGCCGGAGGGATGTCTGCGCGATCTGATGGAGCACATGGACGACGGGCGCATCAAGCTTTACGTGACGTGGAAGGCATTGCGCACGCGGCGAGAGTGCCGTCTGCTGTTTGAGGAGGGCGGATATCGACCGCTTACGGTGCAGGGAAGCCGGGCGCGGCACATAGTCGCATTTGCGCGTCAGCATGAAAAGCGGGTGGCGATCACTGTGGCGCCGCGGCTATGCGCAATTCTGCTTGGCGAGCAAGAGCGCTATCCGATTGGTGAAATCTGGGGTGACACAACCATCCAGCTACCTGCGGAGTTGGCACCCCAGCAGTATGAGAACGTATTCGGCGGTCGCAGTATTCAGGTAGAGCATGCAGGAGAGACGCGCGTTATCCCGGTGCGCGCGCTGTTGGCGGGTTTTCCGGTGGCGCTGATGGTGGGGAATGGGTGAGGACCGGGTGCAGAATGATCTCCCGGGCGAAGGCCCCCAACCACACTCAACCGCCCTCAACCGAGTCCGAGCGGGACTATGGCGGGCAGAGCGGGGTTGAACGGGCACCCTCAGGATCGTGGTTTATGCAAGAGCTTGGCGTATGTTGGCGGCCAAATCATCGGGATCGAAGATCGGCGGGCGGCAGGAGAAGTTAGAGCAGATGAGCGCCAATGATTTTCCTTCTCTCGCCGCAGGAGAAGCGGGTATGGTTTCTGCCAGAGCCGGGGGCAGATTTTGTGCTGTAACTTGACCGCTGCGCAGGCGGATGACCGCTTTATTGAGAGCGAACGGAGCGATGGCGGCAGCGTAGAGTTGGCTGGCACGTGCATCGTCGCCGATCACCACGACCTGGGTGTGTGGCTGGAAACACCAGACGGCGGCGATGCCGTAAGTTCCCGCAAAGATTCCCACCTGCTCCGCCAAACCGGCAAAGACCCCCAGAGTACGTTCGGCTTTTTCGCGATACGAGGCGTCGCCAGTGTAGGCGTGCAAGCGCAGCAATGCGATTGCGGCGGAGCTGTTGCCAGCCGGCGTGGGAGAATCCTGAAACGGCTTACGGCGGACAGCGAGCGCGCCCAGAACGCTGTCATCGGATGATTGATCGGCGAAGGCATCAAAGAAGCCGCCGCCGTTTGAATCGTGGAAGCGCTCGATCATCTGGTCGGCGATCTGACGAGCAGCGTTGAAGTAGCGGAGATCGGCAGTCGACTCCCAGGCATCCAGGCAGGCCAGGGCGAGGAAAGCATAGTCATCCAGAAGGCCGGCAGTTTCGGTTGGGGCGGCGTCGGGATCTGAATACGCGATCACATGCTTGAGGCCGCGAGCTGGATCCCAGGCTTCATTGAGCACGCGATCCAGCGACCGCATTGCGAAATCACGCGAGTGATCCATCGCAAGAATGGCGGCGGCTTGCAGGTAGGCAGAAATACACAGCCCATTCCAACTCACGTAAACCGTCTTGTCCACATAGGGAGTGGGCCGCTTCAAGCGCGCAGCGTAGAGCTTTTGCCTGGCGGATTCGAGCAGCGAATTGATGCGGTCGTGCTGCATTCCGGTGCGAATTGCGATTTCATCGATGGAGGCACGGACGTAGAGAACATTCTTTGCCGGATTATGGTGCATCTCGCCGACTTCGTTGATGTCGTAGTAGAGCGAGGCGACGGTGAACTCGTCTTCAGATAAGACCTGGCGGGCTTCGTCTGTTGTCCAGGTAAAGTAGTCACCATCGTCGTCCATGGAGTAGTCGGCGTCCTGGGAAGCGTAGAAGCCGCCATGGTTGCGGTCGCTGAGCCACTCGTCCATCCAGCGGATGATGTTTTTTGCAACCGCGGCAAAGAAGGTAATGCCGGTTGCCTGGTAGGCGTGGACGTAGTTCTTCAGCAGCTCAGAGTTGTCGTAGGA
The sequence above is drawn from the Terriglobales bacterium genome and encodes:
- a CDS encoding thioredoxin domain-containing protein, which translates into the protein MATEPKPEHAHTNSLASASSSYLRSAMHQPIRWYQWGEDAFAEAQRQNRPILLDIGAVWCHWCHVMDRESYDDPEVAAIVNQHFLAIKVDRDERPDIDSRYQAAIAAMTGQGGWPLTAFLTPDGKPFFGGTYFPPSENWGRPSFKRVLLSIAQAFREKSAEVAEQANTVMSMIGQSESFAGRAERVSPQVIDSVLGSAHSMFDPRNGGFGSQPKFPHSSAIDLLLHRLARTGDPDARNIVVTTLEHMARGGIYDQLAGGFHRYSVDDRWVVPHFEKMSYDNSELLKNYVHAYQATGITFFAAVAKNIIRWMDEWLSDRNHGGFYASQDADYSMDDDGDYFTWTTDEARQVLSEDEFTVASLYYDINEVGEMHHNPAKNVLYVRASIDEIAIRTGMQHDRINSLLESARQKLYAARLKRPTPYVDKTVYVSWNGLCISAYLQAAAILAMDHSRDFAMRSLDRVLNEAWDPARGLKHVIAYSDPDAAPTETAGLLDDYAFLALACLDAWESTADLRYFNAARQIADQMIERFHDSNGGGFFDAFADQSSDDSVLGALAVRRKPFQDSPTPAGNSSAAIALLRLHAYTGDASYREKAERTLGVFAGLAEQVGIFAGTYGIAAVWCFQPHTQVVVIGDDARASQLYAAAIAPFALNKAVIRLRSGQVTAQNLPPALAETIPASPAAREGKSLALICSNFSCRPPIFDPDDLAANIRQALA